In Vicingus serpentipes, the following are encoded in one genomic region:
- a CDS encoding class I SAM-dependent methyltransferase, whose translation MDYLKINKELWNKKTDIHVNSDFYDNENFIKGKSSLNSIELELLGDVKGKSILHLQCHFGQDTISLSRLRATTVGVDLSDKAIATAKELTKTTNTNAEFICCDVYDLPNHLNQKFDIVFTSYGTIGWLPDLDKWAKIVSQFLKPEGQFVFVEFHPFVWMYDNNFKEIKYSYFNVEPIIEVEEGTYADKSANIKQTEVSWNHDLSEVINSLIKNGLTINSFNEYDYSPYNCFNETIEIEPNKYKIKHLADKIPMVYSIIATKH comes from the coding sequence ATGGACTACCTAAAAATCAACAAAGAATTATGGAATAAGAAAACTGATATTCATGTTAATTCTGATTTTTATGATAATGAAAACTTTATAAAGGGAAAATCTTCTTTAAACTCAATTGAATTAGAACTTTTAGGGGATGTAAAAGGAAAATCTATACTTCATTTGCAATGCCATTTCGGTCAAGATACCATTTCATTAAGTAGATTAAGAGCAACAACCGTTGGAGTAGATTTATCTGATAAAGCGATAGCTACAGCCAAAGAGTTAACTAAAACCACAAATACAAATGCTGAGTTTATTTGTTGCGATGTATATGATTTACCAAACCACCTCAACCAAAAATTTGATATCGTTTTTACAAGTTACGGAACAATAGGTTGGCTACCCGATTTAGACAAATGGGCAAAGATTGTATCTCAATTTTTAAAACCAGAAGGACAGTTTGTTTTTGTAGAGTTCCACCCTTTTGTGTGGATGTATGATAATAACTTTAAAGAAATTAAATACAGTTACTTTAATGTTGAACCTATTATAGAAGTTGAAGAAGGAACTTATGCTGATAAATCTGCAAACATAAAACAAACGGAAGTTAGTTGGAACCATGATTTGAGTGAGGTAATTAACAGTTTAATAAAAAACGGATTAACCATTAATTCATTTAATGAATACGATTACTCTCCTTACAATTGCTTTAATGAAACAATAGAAATTGAACCAAACAAGTATAAAATAAAACATTTGGCTGATAAAATACCAATGGTCTATAGCATTATCGCAACAAAACACTAG
- the lpxD gene encoding UDP-3-O-(3-hydroxymyristoyl)glucosamine N-acyltransferase, translating to MKFSAQQIAAALKGSIEGNENVDVNSISKIEEGKPGSISFLANPKYTQYIYNTNASIVIVNNDFKATEPVKPTLIRVENAENAFGQLLAMYSQVKLDKKGISPQGFINETATVGENIYLGEFAVVAENAKIGNNVKIYPQVYIGENVTIGDNTTLFAGVKIYSDCLIGKDCIIHSGTVIGSDGFRFALQDGGKKIPQIGNVIIEDNVEIGSNCSIDRATIGSTILRSGVKFDNLVHIAHNVEIKENSYLAAGNVVAGSTTIGKNCMFSGQVGIIGHLEIADNTMIAAQSGVSKSIKQPGTAVMGSPSMEITKYRKNYIHFKNLTDIVDKLKGVEKKVSES from the coding sequence ATGAAATTTAGTGCACAGCAAATTGCAGCAGCCCTAAAAGGGTCAATAGAAGGAAATGAAAATGTAGATGTAAATAGCATCTCAAAAATTGAAGAAGGAAAACCGGGTTCAATTTCATTTTTAGCCAATCCAAAATATACTCAATACATCTATAATACAAATGCTTCAATCGTAATTGTAAACAACGATTTTAAAGCTACTGAACCTGTAAAACCAACTTTAATAAGGGTTGAAAATGCAGAAAATGCTTTTGGACAATTATTAGCAATGTATTCTCAAGTTAAGTTAGATAAAAAAGGTATTTCACCTCAAGGTTTTATTAATGAAACTGCTACTGTTGGTGAAAATATATATTTAGGCGAATTTGCTGTAGTAGCCGAGAATGCTAAAATCGGTAATAATGTAAAAATTTACCCTCAAGTTTATATTGGAGAAAATGTAACCATTGGTGACAATACAACCTTATTTGCTGGAGTTAAAATATATTCTGATTGTTTGATAGGAAAAGATTGTATTATCCACTCCGGAACTGTAATTGGTAGCGATGGATTCCGTTTTGCCTTACAAGATGGTGGTAAAAAAATACCTCAAATTGGTAATGTGATTATAGAAGACAATGTTGAAATAGGTTCTAACTGTTCTATTGATAGAGCGACTATTGGCTCTACTATTTTAAGAAGTGGAGTAAAATTTGACAACCTTGTACACATTGCCCACAATGTTGAAATAAAAGAAAATAGCTATTTAGCTGCTGGTAATGTTGTTGCAGGATCTACAACAATTGGTAAAAACTGTATGTTTAGCGGACAAGTTGGAATAATTGGTCATTTAGAAATTGCCGATAATACAATGATTGCTGCACAATCTGGAGTTTCAAAAAGCATTAAACAACCGGGCACAGCAGTAATGGGAAGCCCTTCTATGGAAATTACAAAATATAGAAAAAACTATATCCATTTTAAAAACTTAACAGACATCGTTGATAAACTTAAAGGTGTAGAGAAAAAAGTTAGCGAAAGTTAA
- the fmt gene encoding methionyl-tRNA formyltransferase — MKKKLRIVFMGTPDFAVESLKILVENNYNVVGVITAPDKPAGRGQKLNESAVKKYAVENNLTVLQPSNLKAEDFIAELKALNANLQIVVAFRMLPEVVWDMPEIGTFNLHASLLPQYRGAAPINWAIINGEKETGVSTFFLQHKIDTGDIIAQEKVAIGENETAGELHDKLMLIGKDLVLKTVQDIENNNITTQPQNENQVLKEAYKIFKPFCKIDWSKPIDEIHNHIRGLSPYPTAFAEFKNKETGDIISCKFFKTIKELAAHNNESGSIVQSKSEVKIAVNGGYIHLLEIQLAGKKRMDIKAVLNGFDFNNYSII; from the coding sequence ATGAAAAAAAAGCTGAGAATAGTTTTTATGGGTACTCCAGATTTTGCTGTGGAGTCGTTAAAAATATTAGTTGAAAATAATTACAATGTAGTTGGTGTAATTACTGCTCCTGACAAACCAGCTGGAAGGGGACAGAAACTGAATGAATCGGCAGTTAAAAAATACGCTGTTGAAAATAACTTAACAGTATTACAACCCTCCAATCTAAAAGCAGAAGACTTTATTGCTGAATTAAAAGCATTAAATGCTAACTTACAAATAGTCGTAGCATTTAGAATGTTACCAGAAGTTGTATGGGATATGCCAGAAATAGGCACCTTTAATTTACATGCTTCTTTATTGCCTCAATACAGAGGTGCCGCTCCAATTAATTGGGCAATAATAAATGGAGAAAAAGAAACAGGTGTTTCTACTTTCTTTTTACAACACAAAATTGATACAGGAGATATTATTGCGCAAGAAAAAGTAGCTATTGGAGAGAACGAAACTGCTGGTGAATTACACGACAAGTTAATGCTAATTGGTAAAGATTTGGTTTTAAAAACGGTTCAAGACATTGAAAACAATAATATTACAACTCAACCACAAAACGAAAATCAAGTATTAAAAGAAGCCTATAAAATATTTAAACCTTTTTGTAAAATTGATTGGTCAAAACCAATTGATGAAATTCATAACCACATAAGGGGATTAAGCCCTTACCCTACTGCATTTGCTGAATTTAAAAATAAAGAAACAGGCGATATTATTTCCTGCAAATTTTTTAAAACAATTAAAGAATTAGCTGCTCACAATAATGAATCAGGTTCAATTGTTCAATCAAAATCTGAAGTTAAAATTGCTGTAAATGGAGGATATATACATTTACTTGAAATTCAACTCGCAGGAAAAAAAAGAATGGATATAAAAGCTGTATTAAATGGTTTCGACTTCAATAATTATTCAATAATTTGA
- a CDS encoding MFS transporter has protein sequence MQLINASFMAIMLIYMEKVGYQDHESASFVSFRFLGVLLFAFPLGLLIKGRKIAPFFKISSIATPMLSLVILEAIDHQNDILLYTSLFLWGLSFTGIQITALPYILRNASKESHTEAITLSYSTWSVAGIVSGIIIYTLNLINPELFNEKLILQIISILGFGCAIFIFNIKHKEIVPTLTSKRLNLKDFDWKIIIKALVPTLIIAVGAGLTIPFIGLFFYKVHGLDSNQFAMLSSFATAIVFIFVIFVPYIKNKLGYKLAIPLTQTIAILALITLAFTEIMPLEFAIYIAMFAYVIRQPLMNMAGPMTSDIVMKYVGEKNREMMSALTAAVWSGSWFISSLIFQILRQIGLQYIYVFLITAGLYFFGVFIYFLLILDYEKKVKLGEIEN, from the coding sequence TTGCAATTAATCAATGCGTCTTTTATGGCAATTATGCTAATCTACATGGAAAAAGTAGGTTATCAAGATCACGAAAGCGCTTCCTTTGTTTCTTTTCGATTTTTAGGTGTTTTATTATTTGCTTTTCCTCTCGGATTATTAATAAAGGGAAGAAAAATTGCACCTTTTTTTAAAATTTCATCAATAGCTACTCCAATGTTATCTCTTGTTATTTTAGAAGCTATTGATCATCAAAACGATATTTTACTTTACACAAGTTTGTTCTTATGGGGGCTTAGTTTTACAGGAATACAAATAACTGCCTTACCCTATATTTTGAGAAATGCTAGTAAAGAATCGCATACAGAGGCTATTACCTTAAGTTATTCTACTTGGAGTGTTGCGGGAATTGTTAGTGGTATTATAATCTATACACTTAATTTAATTAACCCTGAATTATTTAATGAGAAGCTAATCCTGCAAATTATTTCAATTCTTGGTTTTGGTTGTGCTATTTTTATTTTTAATATAAAACACAAAGAAATTGTTCCAACGCTTACTTCTAAACGATTAAACCTAAAAGATTTTGATTGGAAAATTATTATAAAAGCACTTGTGCCTACTTTAATAATTGCAGTTGGAGCTGGGCTAACCATCCCATTTATTGGCCTATTTTTTTATAAAGTACATGGATTAGATTCTAATCAATTTGCAATGCTTAGTTCATTTGCAACGGCAATAGTTTTCATCTTTGTAATATTTGTGCCTTACATCAAAAATAAATTGGGGTATAAATTAGCAATACCTTTAACTCAAACCATTGCTATTTTAGCCTTAATTACTCTAGCATTTACCGAAATTATGCCTCTTGAATTTGCTATTTACATCGCAATGTTTGCCTATGTAATTAGGCAGCCTTTAATGAACATGGCTGGACCTATGACATCTGACATTGTAATGAAATATGTAGGTGAAAAAAATAGAGAAATGATGAGTGCTTTAACTGCAGCTGTTTGGTCTGGTAGCTGGTTTATTAGCTCATTAATATTTCAAATTCTTCGCCAAATAGGTTTACAATACATTTATGTTTTCTTAATTACTGCTGGCCTTTATTTTTTCGGAGTTTTCATTTACTTCCTTTTAATTTTAGATTACGAGAAAAAAGTAAAATTAGGCGAAATCGAAAATTAG
- a CDS encoding ligand-binding sensor domain-containing protein yields the protein MKYFKFYIIFISIVGLFSCSKEATVYDKPADQITPGNETFSQIYNTSNTNLLSNIINDIDASVNPIKIATENGLTYFDGTNWTTYSTLNSSLPSDIINCVITGTAYTWIGTNTGLVRFDGNTMTIYNTSNSPIPTNKIRSLAIDNVGKLWIGTFSGGGLASFDGTTWNVYTPSNSDLPNNAVASVKADNYGNIWVGTANGISKFDGLNFTNYNTSNSPLPNSNVYTINIDDTIVWIGSNGGLTKFNGSTWTNYNSSNSGLPLNLVRAIVLKTSTNLTVGTEGQGIVDFNEISNTWTHYNTNNSNLPNNYINNITIAYDNKKWLSTNNGIAIQ from the coding sequence ATGAAGTATTTTAAATTTTATATCATCTTTATCTCCATTGTAGGTTTGTTTTCTTGTTCAAAAGAAGCAACGGTTTATGATAAGCCTGCTGACCAGATAACTCCTGGCAACGAAACTTTCTCTCAAATTTACAACACTTCAAACACCAATCTTTTAAGCAATATTATTAATGATATTGATGCTTCAGTAAATCCAATAAAAATTGCTACCGAAAATGGGTTAACCTACTTTGATGGAACTAATTGGACAACTTATTCTACTTTAAATTCATCTTTGCCAAGTGATATAATTAACTGTGTAATTACAGGTACTGCATACACTTGGATAGGCACTAATACTGGACTTGTTAGATTTGATGGGAATACTATGACTATATATAATACTTCCAATAGCCCAATTCCAACAAACAAAATAAGAAGCTTAGCAATAGACAATGTTGGAAAATTATGGATAGGAACTTTTAGTGGTGGTGGTTTAGCTAGTTTTGATGGTACAACATGGAATGTTTATACTCCTAGTAATTCTGACCTACCTAATAATGCTGTTGCTTCTGTAAAAGCAGATAACTATGGAAATATATGGGTTGGTACAGCAAATGGTATTTCAAAATTTGATGGTTTAAACTTTACAAACTATAATACTTCAAATTCTCCTTTACCAAATAGTAATGTTTACACCATTAATATTGACGATACAATTGTTTGGATTGGAAGTAATGGAGGTTTAACAAAGTTTAACGGCTCAACTTGGACTAATTATAACTCTTCAAATTCTGGATTACCTTTAAATTTAGTAAGAGCTATTGTTTTAAAAACAAGTACAAATTTAACTGTTGGCACTGAAGGACAAGGAATTGTTGATTTTAATGAAATAAGCAATACTTGGACTCATTATAACACCAACAACTCTAACTTACCAAACAACTACATTAATAATATTACAATAGCTTACGATAATAAAAAATGGCTATCAACCAATAACGGGATAGCCATTCAATAA
- a CDS encoding T9SS type A sorting domain-containing protein: MKMFSLNKFYLVAIFLFSFSIKSFSQNFDLTTENGNTYNSGSYTCGTSTISDVFSSTGDYTMTICPAAGEVAYFNITSVTLNNNGGTNSDDILYVYDGTGTGGTILHQDGPNSTGSPVVVTGSAPGACITIRFLCEDSSPNPSFSATIGCLPAPNAGGDQATGDCSTSVTLAGNSVAPATGTWTVSPAGPTITSPNSPTSTATGMTAGTAYTYTWTSNDGTASFSDDMTFNSEGPGCWDYCDVSWGSATTGHISNVSIPGNANSISQSSGWTPYTDYTGSCVELIVGTSTTLTVDMTSSAYTLHTFYYIDWNNDGDFLDAGEAVDMGETTGGGQLTGTITIPGGQADGDYEIRIVTSYSTNPTSGCYDNTFGETEDYCFTVISGHCYNNVKDADEDQIDCGGVDCEPCGTCLDGIQNGEETGPDCGGSVCAPCGNLCTDGIQNGDETGVDCGGAFCPSCTQPGPITGTSGCTTASQADIYPYVCEHIGTSAYGLYNPVAEVVTSASPTEPYNAATIGCSSAVGDDGGWLHVSLEPGVEQYQWQFDAFNGAPPGNTAGYVAAYQTAPGATCPTAGSYIGCLPTFNVSGSGIAIYNVTFSNLDDTKDLWLYYYASNAFSIDYGQIAAGAPPANDECATATAASGGACNLGATGATFTTPAVGGYPCDGGNWGSNENTTFYEVNVSDVTATLDITDINCNDGAGGVAQFGVWASCGDVGTYTSPGFLGCAVGNTPLTLSGLDPANTYIIATDGNAGSNCTWEFSGTNILLPVELSQFNARVKDDIVELEWITLSQTNNDYFTIEKSIDGENYEVVKVVDGEGNSTSFKGYTDYDTKPYKGISYYRLKQTDFDGKYTYSNIESVKIETSFDLLALYPNPVQGESYLSFNTNTRSNVLLEIHDISGKIVLSNTYTSEKGENRFIIATGNLTKGMYFLTLSDDFNKKNLKFIKE; this comes from the coding sequence ATGAAAATGTTTTCATTAAATAAATTTTACCTAGTAGCAATTTTTTTGTTCTCATTTAGTATTAAATCGTTTAGTCAAAACTTTGATTTAACTACAGAAAATGGCAATACTTATAATAGCGGAAGTTATACTTGTGGTACTAGTACAATTAGTGATGTTTTTTCTTCAACTGGTGATTACACTATGACTATTTGTCCTGCTGCCGGTGAAGTTGCTTATTTTAATATAACTAGTGTTACTTTAAATAATAATGGAGGGACAAATAGTGATGATATTTTATATGTTTATGATGGTACAGGAACCGGTGGAACTATCTTACATCAAGATGGACCGAATTCTACAGGATCTCCTGTAGTTGTAACTGGGAGTGCACCTGGAGCATGTATTACAATTCGGTTTTTATGTGAAGACAGTAGTCCAAACCCTTCGTTTTCAGCAACTATTGGTTGTTTGCCAGCGCCTAATGCAGGTGGCGACCAAGCAACTGGAGATTGTTCTACATCTGTAACTTTAGCTGGTAACAGTGTAGCACCAGCAACAGGTACTTGGACTGTATCTCCAGCTGGGCCAACTATTACGAGTCCAAATAGTCCAACTTCAACTGCAACAGGAATGACAGCAGGTACCGCTTACACTTATACATGGACTTCTAACGACGGTACAGCCTCTTTTTCTGATGATATGACATTTAACTCTGAAGGCCCTGGATGTTGGGATTATTGTGATGTTTCTTGGGGATCAGCAACAACTGGTCATATCTCAAATGTTTCGATACCAGGAAATGCTAATTCTATAAGCCAATCGAGTGGATGGACTCCTTATACAGATTATACAGGGTCTTGTGTTGAGTTAATTGTAGGAACATCTACTACATTAACAGTTGATATGACAAGCTCAGCATATACTCTTCACACATTTTATTATATTGACTGGAATAACGATGGTGATTTTTTAGATGCAGGTGAAGCTGTAGATATGGGGGAGACAACAGGAGGTGGCCAACTAACAGGCACAATCACTATACCTGGAGGTCAAGCTGATGGTGATTATGAAATTAGAATAGTTACAAGTTATAGCACCAATCCCACAAGTGGTTGTTATGATAACACTTTTGGAGAAACGGAGGATTATTGTTTTACAGTTATTTCAGGTCATTGTTATAATAACGTTAAAGATGCTGATGAAGATCAGATAGATTGTGGGGGTGTAGATTGTGAACCATGTGGTACTTGTTTAGATGGAATTCAAAATGGAGAAGAAACAGGACCTGATTGTGGAGGGTCTGTTTGTGCACCTTGTGGTAATTTATGTACAGATGGTATTCAAAATGGTGATGAAACTGGAGTTGATTGTGGAGGAGCTTTCTGTCCTTCATGTACTCAGCCAGGACCAATAACCGGTACAAGTGGATGTACAACTGCTTCTCAAGCTGATATCTACCCATATGTTTGCGAGCATATTGGAACTTCTGCTTATGGATTATATAACCCAGTTGCAGAAGTTGTAACTAGTGCATCTCCTACAGAGCCTTATAATGCTGCAACCATAGGTTGTTCGAGTGCTGTTGGTGATGATGGTGGATGGTTACACGTTAGTCTTGAACCAGGTGTTGAACAGTATCAATGGCAGTTTGATGCTTTTAATGGTGCTCCTCCTGGTAATACTGCTGGTTATGTAGCTGCTTATCAAACGGCTCCAGGTGCAACTTGCCCTACGGCAGGTTCTTATATAGGGTGTTTACCTACATTTAATGTCTCGGGTTCAGGTATAGCTATTTATAATGTAACATTTAGTAATTTAGATGATACTAAAGATTTGTGGTTGTATTATTATGCATCAAATGCCTTTTCAATAGATTATGGTCAAATTGCTGCTGGGGCTCCACCTGCTAATGATGAGTGTGCAACTGCAACTGCAGCAAGTGGTGGAGCATGTAATTTAGGTGCTACTGGAGCAACTTTTACAACTCCAGCTGTAGGAGGTTATCCATGTGATGGTGGTAATTGGGGGAGTAATGAGAATACCACATTTTATGAAGTAAATGTATCAGATGTTACAGCAACACTTGATATAACTGATATTAATTGTAATGATGGAGCAGGTGGGGTTGCTCAATTTGGAGTTTGGGCTTCTTGTGGAGATGTAGGGACTTACACGTCACCTGGGTTTTTAGGTTGTGCAGTTGGTAATACTCCTCTAACATTGTCTGGCCTAGATCCAGCAAATACTTATATTATTGCAACTGATGGTAATGCTGGCTCAAATTGTACATGGGAGTTTTCTGGAACTAATATATTACTTCCTGTTGAATTATCTCAATTTAATGCTAGAGTAAAGGACGACATTGTTGAGTTAGAATGGATTACATTATCTCAAACAAATAATGATTATTTTACAATTGAAAAATCTATAGATGGTGAAAATTATGAAGTTGTAAAAGTAGTTGATGGAGAAGGTAATTCAACTTCATTTAAAGGTTATACAGATTATGATACAAAGCCTTATAAAGGAATTTCTTATTATAGGCTTAAGCAAACAGATTTTGATGGAAAATATACGTATTCAAATATTGAATCTGTTAAGATTGAAACTTCTTTTGATTTATTAGCTTTATATCCAAACCCAGTTCAAGGAGAGAGCTATTTATCGTTTAATACAAATACTAGGTCTAATGTATTACTTGAAATTCATGATATATCAGGTAAAATTGTATTAAGTAATACCTACACTTCTGAAAAGGGGGAAAATAGATTTATTATAGCAACCGGTAACTTAACTAAAGGAATGTATTTTCTTACATTAAGTGATGATTTTAATAAGAAGAATCTCAAATTTATTAAAGAATAA
- a CDS encoding fused MFS/spermidine synthase produces the protein MKNFLYILAFIEGGAVMCIELCSAKILSPFFGTSIYVWASVLGITLTALMLGYYFGGYLSSKNKKTTTIFWLMLIGGFLVSVTPILSDFILPITIRFNLLIGTIVSLFFFMFFPLFLFGATSPLLISCLTNNVNDSGKSSGTIYAVSTFGGIITTFTVGFYTLPEFGIAKTLYTYGLLVILYTTFLFITTRNFKMPIAIIVLVGLLSYNFHNRFQYENTLYESEGILGQVKVIERYYKEGETFKPYRELLVNNICQTMMDKDNPEKSYWDYVDILTRNINHYKKGNNTLLLGLGGGTLYKQLRKNNLIIDVVEIDARIADVAKKYFHIENDLTVEIDDARHYINTTKNKYDIVIYDLYNSETPPIHLMTKESFKEIKAILNPNGLLIINFYGYVNRSKGKGARSIYKTLKDCDFNTHLIATPGNENQRNLLFMNSPNTLEVKNNNSTIYINENDININDAVVLTDDKPVLEHIYLEAALDWRKNYNEINAKQYLNNYGKN, from the coding sequence ATGAAAAACTTTTTATACATACTCGCCTTTATCGAAGGTGGTGCTGTAATGTGTATTGAGTTGTGTAGCGCTAAAATATTATCTCCATTTTTTGGTACTTCTATTTATGTATGGGCTTCAGTTTTAGGTATTACTCTTACAGCATTAATGTTAGGCTATTACTTTGGGGGCTATCTTTCTAGTAAAAACAAAAAAACAACTACTATATTTTGGTTAATGCTTATTGGAGGATTCCTAGTTTCAGTAACTCCAATTTTAAGTGATTTTATTTTACCCATTACTATTCGCTTTAACTTATTGATTGGCACAATAGTATCCTTATTCTTTTTCATGTTTTTTCCGTTGTTTTTATTTGGAGCAACTTCGCCTTTATTAATAAGCTGTTTAACCAATAACGTTAACGATTCTGGTAAAAGTAGCGGAACCATTTATGCAGTTTCAACTTTTGGAGGTATAATTACCACTTTTACAGTTGGTTTCTATACCTTGCCAGAGTTTGGGATAGCAAAAACGTTATACACTTATGGTTTATTGGTTATCCTTTATACAACATTTTTATTTATTACTACTCGAAATTTTAAAATGCCAATAGCCATTATTGTTTTAGTTGGTTTATTGAGTTACAATTTCCATAACCGGTTTCAATATGAAAATACCCTATATGAGTCAGAAGGTATTTTAGGTCAAGTAAAAGTTATAGAGCGCTATTACAAAGAAGGTGAAACATTTAAACCTTATAGAGAATTACTCGTGAATAATATTTGCCAGACTATGATGGATAAAGATAATCCTGAAAAAAGTTACTGGGACTATGTTGACATTTTAACTCGAAACATTAATCATTATAAAAAAGGGAATAACACATTGCTACTAGGGCTAGGTGGTGGCACCCTATACAAACAATTAAGAAAAAACAACTTAATTATAGATGTTGTTGAAATTGATGCAAGAATTGCGGATGTTGCAAAAAAATATTTTCACATTGAAAATGATTTAACAGTTGAAATTGATGATGCCCGACATTATATAAATACAACCAAAAATAAATACGACATTGTTATTTATGATTTGTATAATAGCGAAACTCCTCCAATTCATTTAATGACTAAAGAATCATTCAAAGAAATTAAAGCTATTTTAAATCCTAATGGTTTGCTAATTATTAATTTTTATGGTTACGTAAATCGCTCTAAAGGTAAAGGTGCTCGGTCTATTTACAAAACACTTAAAGATTGTGATTTTAATACACATCTAATTGCAACTCCAGGTAACGAAAATCAACGTAATTTGTTATTTATGAATAGCCCGAACACACTTGAAGTAAAGAACAACAACTCTACTATTTATATTAATGAAAATGATATTAATATAAATGATGCTGTAGTTTTAACTGACGACAAACCAGTTTTAGAACACATTTATTTAGAAGCAGCTCTAGATTGGCGCAAAAACTACAATGAAATTAATGCTAAACAATATTTAAATAATTATGGCAAAAACTGA
- a CDS encoding DinB family protein, with product MAKTETEVLIEMLEMNRDLTKFYLKKLEGQDLYKVFEVEGKELNSILWLIAHITVSENWLLLVCTGGDRVKIPWARQFGLGSEIPKKEDYPSTEDIMTQFDNVHNTAINYIKTLTEEDLAKPTTNGVNFGGEDSIRAIIKHAARHEATHAGHLGWLCKLFGVKTI from the coding sequence ATGGCAAAAACTGAAACAGAGGTATTGATTGAAATGCTCGAAATGAATAGAGATTTAACTAAGTTTTATTTAAAGAAATTAGAAGGTCAGGATTTATACAAAGTGTTTGAAGTAGAAGGAAAAGAACTAAATAGTATTTTATGGCTAATTGCACATATAACTGTTTCTGAAAATTGGTTACTATTGGTTTGCACCGGAGGAGATAGAGTAAAGATACCTTGGGCTCGTCAATTTGGTTTAGGTTCTGAGATACCTAAAAAAGAAGATTATCCTAGTACTGAAGATATAATGACTCAATTTGATAATGTACATAATACAGCTATAAATTATATTAAAACATTAACGGAGGAGGATTTAGCAAAACCAACAACTAATGGGGTAAATTTTGGAGGAGAAGATAGTATTAGAGCTATAATTAAACATGCTGCTAGACATGAAGCAACTCATGCAGGGCATTTAGGATGGCTATGCAAATTATTTGGCGTTAAAACAATTTAA